From a single Leptidea sinapis chromosome 19, ilLepSina1.1, whole genome shotgun sequence genomic region:
- the LOC126969969 gene encoding protein SDA1 homolog: MVRHNNQLPNNLTQLQNLVKRDPDSYKDEFRQQLAHFETTLEIFNLNPSQYNKKLDEQSMFLAQVTQCYQNDMKTFPQKIVDVLKTHNTVLHNDMRLALCKCLILLRNKNFVSAFDLLELFFSLIKCQDKNLREYLKTHIITDIKNMNMKNKDMKLNSTLQNFIFTMLRDTNVKTAKMAVDILIDLYHKNIWNDPKTVNIIADIGCFSKVMKVMVASLKFFLSRDEEEKPESDSEDEIDPKDTMISNKFNKKTRKREKMVDKVKKIAKKMKKKKAKAPIFNFSALHLINNPQGFAEKLFKQVESSNDRFEVKLMTLDVISRLIGLHNLFLFNYYPFISRLLMPHQREVTRILQFSAQAAHELVPPEVMEPVMKAIANNFITERNSTDVMAVGLNAVREICARCPLAINEDLLRDLVQYKSYKEKSVMMAARSLIQLYRQSMPTLLHKKDRGRPSEASLELKTKEYGEIDVKDYIPGSEVLLDKTKVSEKLDKNQKSVESDDEWIDVASSDSELSITTDSEDSDDDHVKEDVNEKRKKPAKQKLTPEEIEEKIKTAREVAMGKIFSDEDFKRIETAQIKKNLSGVKRKKAVVDEEEESSELVKLADIENIHKKRKHDKNARLESVLKGREERDKYGYKDRRKNVNCSKTNREKRKTKSYQMVKHKARGKVKRSFKDKQIAFRNYLIKQKKMN, from the coding sequence atGGTGCGTCATAATAATCAATTACCTAATAATTTGACTCAATTACAAAATTTGGTTAAAAGAGATCCCGATTCATATAAAGATGAGTTTCGGCAACAGCTTGCTCATTTTGAAACGACTTTAGAGATATTCAATCTAAATCCAAGTcagtacaataaaaaattagatGAACAATCAATGTTTCTTGCACAGGTTACTCAATGCTATCAAAATGATATGAAAACATTTCCTCAGAAAATAGTGGACGTATTGAAAACACATAACACTGTTTTACACAATGACATGAGGCTAGCCCTTTGCAAGTGTTTGATTttactaagaaataaaaattttgtgagtGCTTTTGATTtgcttgaattatttttttcacttattAAATGTCAAGATAAGAATTTAAGAGAGTATTTGAAAACTCATATAATAACAGATATTAAGAACATGAATATGAAGAACAAAGATATGAAATTGAATTCCACTTTACAGAATTTTATATTCACTATGTTGCGTGACACTAACGTCAAGACTGCTAAAATGGCAGTTGATATTTTGATAGACCTGTACCATAAAAACATTTGGAATGATCCAAAAACGGTAAACATCATTGCTGACATTGGTTGCTTTTCTAAGGTTATGAAAGTTATGGTGGCATCATTGAAATTCTTCCTAAGTAGGGATGAAGAAGAAAAACCAGAGAGTGATAGTGAAGATGAGATAGATCCAAAAGATACAatgatttcaaataaatttaataaaaaaacaaggaAAAGAGAAAAAATGGttgataaagtaaaaaaaatcgcaaagaaaatgaaaaagaaaaaagccAAGGctcctatttttaatttttctgctCTACATCTAATAAATAACCCGCAAGGGTTTGcagaaaaattatttaagcaaGTTGAGTCATCCAATGATCGATTTGAAGTAAAGCTGATGACACTTGATGTTATCTCAAGGCTTATTGGATTACATAACTTATtcctttttaattattatcctTTCATATCAAGGCTTTTGATGCCACATCAAAGAGAAGTAACAAggattttacaattttctgCACAGGCAGCACATGAATTGGTGCCTCCAGAAGTAATGGAACCAGTGATGAAGGCAATTGCTAACAACTTTATAACAGAAAGGAACTCGACAGATGTAATGGCTGTCGGGTTAAATGCAGTAAGAGAAATATGTGCACGCTGCCCCCTTGCAATAAATGAAGATCTCCTTAGAGACTTAGTGCAGTATAAATCTTATAAAGAAAAATCGGTTATGATGGCTGCCAGATCACTCATACAGCTGTACAGACAATCAATGCCGACTCTGTTGCACAAGAAAGATAGAGGTAGACCTTCAGAAGCATCTCTAGAACTAAAGACTAAAGAGTATGGTGAAATAGATGTAAAAGACTATATACCTGGCTCAGAAGTTTTGCTAGATAAGACAAAGGTAAGTGAAAAGCTAGATAAAAATCAAAAGAGTGTTGAGTCAGATGATGAATGGATTGATGTAGCTTCATCTGATTCTGAGTTGAGTATTACAACAGACAGCGAAGACAGTGATGATGATCATGTGAAGGAAGATGTAAATGAGAAAAGAAAAAAACCAGCAAAGCAGAAACTAACACCAGAAGAGATTGAGGAGAAAATAAAAACTGCCCGTGAAGTGGCAATGGGTAAGATATTTTCAGACGAAGATTTCAAAAGGATTGAAACTGcccaaataaaaaagaatctatCAGGTGTAAAGCGTAAGAAAGCTGTAGttgacgaagaagaagaatctTCGGAATTAGTAAAGCTAGCGgatattgaaaatattcataaaaaaaggaagcATGATAAAAATGCAAGACTTGAATCAGTGTTAAAAGGTAGAGAAGAACGAGATAAATATGGCTACAAAGACAGAAGGAAGAATGTTAATTGTTCTAAGACCAATAGAgagaaaagaaaaacaaaatcttaCCAAATGGTGAAACATAAAGCTAGAGGTAAAGTTAAGAGATCATTTAAAGATAAGCAAATTGCATTTCGGAactatttaattaaacaaaaaaaaatgaattaa
- the LOC126969968 gene encoding intraflagellar transport protein 140 homolog isoform X1, producing MTLFIDTVLDFNYSSVVSTIGSWHPTLPLLAIGSYNQEKGGFVTIFQENGQALDGCDWPVLLSNQVTALAWHPLRKLLVVGWDGGELYIWLEYSWARLEAPHNSAIITITFSPGGGRLIASDATGSLSGWQASSGAPLTAFHHQLGDVITHVKFCAPLSTSESSIRKLAHAAVAGDENALDVLAAWRPRTTARIKEGYHPDNHACFAVQDNGIILYIDHSGSCSEVLNAPGVIVFIGIISNSYLLVAWEIGGAISLSRFIITDKGSLTTDTHVRMSSKNSESIVLAGQYSVAVITNDKVVRVWDSETGDNDVLPNDSDDPSSGESFTSLSYCNLSDTLCCGTSVGNIYLWRRDYKSNWKLLSRTSVKGTVKEVSWGSEGLMNPLLYVNCITKAFILREQHVCWGYSSRMSMVQKSAHEIEIVSKNSITSQIISSVTVKYFAFKDNCVALSDGNEVQIWTCGKDEDNILFTHVRSFTWNTSALLMYNEVLVGLIAPHVECYSILGNKLGMLPSLEGEGEPIAITNTNKFIAIATIAGILKVAEITKKGLRMSYPAKNCFEMIEDFGEIMRVSISSGGNFVCLSIANAGLSPDPKIYLWDVANDKVSNILLTDSKALEYQSIPISILWDTFDPRLVAVHMRCADFDKVHLFFCHEGELYEYKNWCMSPESHFQSEFILCSMSTPHVVILSHQNMTKILFDVFEDSEEYESNKVKQALNFIFYMTIGQLEKAVVMGSNITGIKSSVIWTSLAKECVMHKRTDVGAMCLSKMENIKGALMMRKAINDENLDETSRIGILAVNLGMYDEAQQLFQESHRPDLVTRLVSAKVSGLNEIIEADGSGENVLLVKSAQHRLAKILWMNGDTAAALKLFEQSGTLVPYVPRMLIAQGQASFLAQYVSSSHNIDLIMWWGHYLESIGDLDGALDAYARANDFGEQTRLLCHMDRLDEAEKICHKNSSSLYQMARHLEVNSNETGKVVKMYIKCGAITSAIRVAAESCSWNLVWRAGSASSKHAVHAAAILENAEENEKAIALYQKAGKPHMALKLAMKCGDTNAIVAAVECLGDRVEPGLAVALATRLRSVNHHSQAAALLASAGKYEEAINIVEESSELLSEELSERLAAPAGTSGREALLRRLADVLGARGLYHQAAKRLANVGDKAGAMRWLIRAGDAERIATFAAASRDRTAQLMAADYLRRRAPWRTRPDLTRHILHFYSRAKAFGKLASFYAECAKMEIDDYENYEKGLEALKEAMRCISKSADPEMSAQTMALQEQSTLVKRFMEVRKSLEMGELDVGVNSGQQLIRAVSGRPGLISQEKVLKLLILLAPNHPDVERLEQQLKTLQIQEDKHSPEPTDQTVEEDI from the exons ATGACTTTGTTTATAGATACTGTGTTAGATTTTAATTACTCTAGTGTTGTTTCGACTATCGGTTCGTGGCATCCAACTTTACCATTGCTGGCGATTGGATCATACAACCAAGAGAAAGGAGGTTTTGTCACAATCTTTCAAGAAAAC GGCCAAGCATTGGATGGCTGTGACTGGCCTGTCCTCCTATCTAACCAAGTGACAGCTTTGGCATGGCATCCACTGAGAAAATTACTTGTTGTTGGTTGGGATGGAGGCGAACTCTATATATGGCTGGAATATTCTTGGGCACGCTTAGAAGCACCTCATAATTCTGCTATAATAACTATCACATTTAGCCCTGGAGGTGGAAGGCTAATTGCCTCTGATGCAACTGGTTCTCTGTCTGGTTGGCAGGCCAGTTCGGGTGCACCATTGACAGCATTCCACCATCAGCTTGGTGATGTTATTACTCATGTGAAATTTTGTGCTCCACTTTCAACATCTGAATCGTCCATTAGAAAACTTGCCCATGCAGCTGTTGCAGGGGATGAAAATGCTTTGGATGTGCTAGCAGCTTGGAGACCTCGAACAACAGCTAGAATCAAGGAAGGCTATCACCCAGATAATCACGCTTGCTTTGCTGTGCAAGATAatggtataattttatatatagacCATTCTGGCTCATGTTCAGAAGTATTAAATGCCCCAGGTGTAATAGTCTTTATTGGTATTATAAGTAACTCATATTTACTTGTCGCGTGGGAAATAGGTGGTGCAATAAGTTTATCTAGATTCATAATAACAGATAAGGGCTCACTGACCACAGATACTCATGTTCGAATGTCATCAAAGAATAGTGAGAGTATTGTTTTGGCTGGACAGTATTCAGTAGCGGTAATCACCAATGACAAAGTTGTGAGAGTGTGGGACAGTGAAACCGGCGACAATGATGTATTACCCAATGATAGTGACGACCCTTCATCGGGTGAATCATTTACAAGCTTAAGCTACTGTAACTTGAGTGACACCCTATGTTGTGGGACATCTGTTGGAAACATATACCTGTGGAGGCGTGATTATAAGAGTAATTGGAAGTTATTGAGTAGAACATCAGTTAAAGGTACTGTTAAAGAAGTATCATGGGGTTCGGAAGGCTTAATGAATCCTCTTTTGTATGTTAATTGCATAACCAAAGCTTTCATACTGAGAGAACAACATGTTTGCTGGGGCTATTCATCAAGAATGAGTATGGTTCAGAAATCTGCCCATGAAATAGAAATTGTTAGTAAGAATAGTATTACATCCCAGATAATTTCTTCTGTCACAGTCAAATATTTTGCATTTAAGGATAATTGTGTTGCCTTAAGTGATGGAAACGAAGTACAA atatggACATGTGGAAAAGATGAAgacaatatactatttacacaTGTTCGTTCATTTACATGGAACACAAGTGCTTTGCTTATGTACAATGAAGTTCTAGTGGGCCTTATTGCTCCACATGTAGAATGCTACtctattttaggaaataaattAGGCATGTTACCTAGCCTTGAAGGTGAAGGTGAACCAATAGCCAtcacaaatacaaataaatttattgctaTAGCAACTATTGCTGGCATTCTTAAGGTGGCAGAAATAACTAAAAAGGGTCTTAGGATGTCTTACCCGGctaaaaattgttttgaaatgATTGAAGACTTTGGTGAAATCATGAGAGTTTCAATAAGTTCAGGTGGCAATTTTGTATGTCTGAGCATAGCAAATGCTGGTTTATCACCTGACCCCAAGATATATTTGTGGGATGTTGCAAATGATaaagtatcaaatattttactaactgATAGCAAAGCTCTAGAATATCAGAGCATACCAATTTCTATACTGTGGGATACCTTTGATCCACGATTAGTGGCTGTTCATATGCGCTGTGCTGATTTTGATAAGGTTCATTtgtttttctgccatgaaggaGAATTGTATGAGTACAAAAATTGGTGTATGTCTCCAGAGAGCCATTTCCAAtctgaatttattttatgttctaTGTCTACTCCACATGTAGTAATCCTGTCTCATCAAAACATGACAAAAATACTTTTTGACGTATTTGAAGATTCAGAAGAATATGAAAGTAATAAGGTGAAGCAAgccttgaattttattttttatatgacaatCGGACAATTAGAGAAGGCAGTTGTAATGGGATCAAATATCACAGGAATTAAAAGCTCTGTAATATGGACTAGCTTAGCTAAAGAATGCGTCATGCATAAAAGAACTGATGTTGGAGCTATGTGTTTGAGTAAAATGGAAAATATCAAGGGGGCATTAATGATGCGTAAAGCTATAAATGACGAGAACTTAGACGAAACATCAAGAATAGGTATACTCGCTGTGAATTTAGGCATGTATGATGAAGCTCAACAGCTATTTCAAGAATCTCACAGACCAGACTTAGTTACTCGACTGGTCTCCGCTAAAGTATCTGGCTTGAATGAAATAATTGAAGCCGACGGTTCCGGCGAAAATGTGTTGCTTGTAAAGAGTGCACAACACCGTCTTGCGAAAATTTTGTGGATGAATGGTGACACCGCTGCAGCTTTGAAACTATTTGAACAATCCGGGACCCTGGTTCCTTATGTTCCCAGGATGTTAATTGCTCAAGGCCAGGCTTCGTTCCTGGCGCAATATGTTTCATCATctcataatattgatttgataatgTGGTGGGGGCATTATTTGGAAAGCATCGGGGACCTCGATGGAGCTTTGGATGCATATGCGCGCGCGAATGATTTCGGCGAGCAAACGAGATTATTGTGTCACATGGATCGACTAGATGAGGCAGAAAAGATATGTCATAAGAATTCTTCATCCTTGTATCAAATGGCTCGCCATTTAGAAGTTAACAGCAATGAAACCGGCAAAGTAGTGAAG ATGTATATAAAGTGTGGTGCGATCACTTCAGCTATCCGCGTGGCAGCGGAGTCATGTTCCTGGAACCTGGTGTGGAGAGCTGGGTCCGCTTCATCCAAACACGCAGTTCACGCCGCTGCCATCCTAGAGAATGCCGAAGAAAATGAGAAAGCGATCGCACTTTATCAGAAAGctg GGAAACCCCACATGGCGCTGAAACTAGCGATGAAGTGCGGAGACACGAACGCAATAGTGGCGGCCGTGGAGTGTCTGGGAGACCGCGTGGAGCCCGGGCTGGCGGTCGCACTGGCCACTCGTCTCCGGAGCGTCAATCACCACTCACAAGCTGCAGCCCTGCTCGCCTCCGCGGGGAAG TACGAGGAAGCGATAAACATAGTGGAAGAGTCGTCAGAACTTCTATCAGAGGAGTTGAGTGAGCGACTAGCAGCGCCAGCCGGCACTTCCGGACGGGAGGCGCTACTGCGGAGGTTGGCAGACGTGTTGGGCGCCCGGGGACTCTACCACCAGGCCGCTAAGAGGCTTGCAAATGTCGGCGATAAG GCAGGTGCTATGCGGTGGTTGATACGGGCTGGTGACGCGGAGAGGATCGCGACATTCGCCGCCGCCAGCCGGGACCGCACCGCGCAGCTGATGGCGGCAGACTACCTTCGCCGCAGGGCTCCGTGGCGGACGAGGCCCGACCTCACTCGCCACATCCTACACTTCTACAGCAGGGCGAAGGCTTTCGGGAAGCTTGCCTCCTTCTACGCCGAGTGCGCGAAAATGGAAATTGATGATTATGAG aattacGAAAAAGGATTAGAAGCCCTGAAAGAAGCTATGCGCTGTATAAGCAAGTCAGCCGATCCGGAAATGA GTGCGCAAACAATGGCGCTCCAAGAGCAGAGCACTCTGGTTAAACGTTTTATGGAAGTTAGAAAGTCCTTGGAAATGGGCGAACTTGATGTCG GTGTTAATTCTGGCCAACAATTGATTCGAGCTGTGAGTGGGCGACCAGGACTAATATCGCAAGAGAAAGTATTGAAGCTGCTTATATTGCTTGCTCCAAATCATCCAGATGTTGAAC GCTTAGAACAACaactaaaaacattacaaattcaGGAAGATAAACATTCTCCAGAACCTACAGACCAAACAGTTGAGGAGGACATCTGA
- the LOC126969968 gene encoding intraflagellar transport protein 140 homolog isoform X2, with product MTLFIDTVLDFNYSSVVSTIGSWHPTLPLLAIGSYNQEKGGFVTIFQENGQALDGCDWPVLLSNQVTALAWHPLRKLLVVGWDGGELYIWLEYSWARLEAPHNSAIITITFSPGGGRLIASDATGSLSGWQASSGAPLTAFHHQLGDVITHVKFCAPLSTSESSIRKLAHAAVAGDENALDVLAAWRPRTTARIKEGYHPDNHACFAVQDNGIILYIDHSGSCSEVLNAPGVIVFIGIISNSYLLVAWEIGGAISLSRFIITDKGSLTTDTHVRMSSKNSESIVLAGQYSVAVITNDKVVRVWDSETGDNDVLPNDSDDPSSGESFTSLSYCNLSDTLCCGTSVGNIYLWRRDYKSNWKLLSRTSVKGTVKEVSWGSEGLMNPLLYVNCITKAFILREQHVCWGYSSRMSMVQKSAHEIEIVSKNSITSQIISSVTVKYFAFKDNCVALSDGNEVQIWTCGKDEDNILFTHVRSFTWNTSALLMYNEVLVGLIAPHVECYSILGNKLGMLPSLEGEGEPIAITNTNKFIAIATIAGILKVAEITKKGLRMSYPAKNCFEMIEDFGEIMRVSISSGGNFVCLSIANAGLSPDPKIYLWDVANDKVSNILLTDSKALEYQSIPISILWDTFDPRLVAVHMRCADFDKVHLFFCHEGELYEYKNWCMSPESHFQSEFILCSMSTPHVVILSHQNMTKILFDVFEDSEEYESNKVKQALNFIFYMTIGQLEKAVVMGSNITGIKSSVIWTSLAKECVMHKRTDVGAMCLSKMENIKGALMMRKAINDENLDETSRIGILAVNLGMYDEAQQLFQESHRPDLVTRLVSAKVSGLNEIIEADGSGENVLLVKSAQHRLAKILWMNGDTAAALKLFEQSGTLVPYVPRMLIAQGQASFLAQYVSSSHNIDLIMWWGHYLESIGDLDGALDAYARANDFGEQTRLLCHMDRLDEAEKICHKNSSSLYQMARHLEVNSNETGKVVKMYIKCGAITSAIRVAAESCSWNLVWRAGSASSKHAVHAAAILENAEENEKAIALYQKAGKPHMALKLAMKCGDTNAIVAAVECLGDRVEPGLAVALATRLRSVNHHSQAAALLASAGKYEEAINIVEESSELLSEELSERLAAPAGTSGREALLRRLADVLGARGLYHQAAKRLANVGDKVGRQVLCGG from the exons ATGACTTTGTTTATAGATACTGTGTTAGATTTTAATTACTCTAGTGTTGTTTCGACTATCGGTTCGTGGCATCCAACTTTACCATTGCTGGCGATTGGATCATACAACCAAGAGAAAGGAGGTTTTGTCACAATCTTTCAAGAAAAC GGCCAAGCATTGGATGGCTGTGACTGGCCTGTCCTCCTATCTAACCAAGTGACAGCTTTGGCATGGCATCCACTGAGAAAATTACTTGTTGTTGGTTGGGATGGAGGCGAACTCTATATATGGCTGGAATATTCTTGGGCACGCTTAGAAGCACCTCATAATTCTGCTATAATAACTATCACATTTAGCCCTGGAGGTGGAAGGCTAATTGCCTCTGATGCAACTGGTTCTCTGTCTGGTTGGCAGGCCAGTTCGGGTGCACCATTGACAGCATTCCACCATCAGCTTGGTGATGTTATTACTCATGTGAAATTTTGTGCTCCACTTTCAACATCTGAATCGTCCATTAGAAAACTTGCCCATGCAGCTGTTGCAGGGGATGAAAATGCTTTGGATGTGCTAGCAGCTTGGAGACCTCGAACAACAGCTAGAATCAAGGAAGGCTATCACCCAGATAATCACGCTTGCTTTGCTGTGCAAGATAatggtataattttatatatagacCATTCTGGCTCATGTTCAGAAGTATTAAATGCCCCAGGTGTAATAGTCTTTATTGGTATTATAAGTAACTCATATTTACTTGTCGCGTGGGAAATAGGTGGTGCAATAAGTTTATCTAGATTCATAATAACAGATAAGGGCTCACTGACCACAGATACTCATGTTCGAATGTCATCAAAGAATAGTGAGAGTATTGTTTTGGCTGGACAGTATTCAGTAGCGGTAATCACCAATGACAAAGTTGTGAGAGTGTGGGACAGTGAAACCGGCGACAATGATGTATTACCCAATGATAGTGACGACCCTTCATCGGGTGAATCATTTACAAGCTTAAGCTACTGTAACTTGAGTGACACCCTATGTTGTGGGACATCTGTTGGAAACATATACCTGTGGAGGCGTGATTATAAGAGTAATTGGAAGTTATTGAGTAGAACATCAGTTAAAGGTACTGTTAAAGAAGTATCATGGGGTTCGGAAGGCTTAATGAATCCTCTTTTGTATGTTAATTGCATAACCAAAGCTTTCATACTGAGAGAACAACATGTTTGCTGGGGCTATTCATCAAGAATGAGTATGGTTCAGAAATCTGCCCATGAAATAGAAATTGTTAGTAAGAATAGTATTACATCCCAGATAATTTCTTCTGTCACAGTCAAATATTTTGCATTTAAGGATAATTGTGTTGCCTTAAGTGATGGAAACGAAGTACAA atatggACATGTGGAAAAGATGAAgacaatatactatttacacaTGTTCGTTCATTTACATGGAACACAAGTGCTTTGCTTATGTACAATGAAGTTCTAGTGGGCCTTATTGCTCCACATGTAGAATGCTACtctattttaggaaataaattAGGCATGTTACCTAGCCTTGAAGGTGAAGGTGAACCAATAGCCAtcacaaatacaaataaatttattgctaTAGCAACTATTGCTGGCATTCTTAAGGTGGCAGAAATAACTAAAAAGGGTCTTAGGATGTCTTACCCGGctaaaaattgttttgaaatgATTGAAGACTTTGGTGAAATCATGAGAGTTTCAATAAGTTCAGGTGGCAATTTTGTATGTCTGAGCATAGCAAATGCTGGTTTATCACCTGACCCCAAGATATATTTGTGGGATGTTGCAAATGATaaagtatcaaatattttactaactgATAGCAAAGCTCTAGAATATCAGAGCATACCAATTTCTATACTGTGGGATACCTTTGATCCACGATTAGTGGCTGTTCATATGCGCTGTGCTGATTTTGATAAGGTTCATTtgtttttctgccatgaaggaGAATTGTATGAGTACAAAAATTGGTGTATGTCTCCAGAGAGCCATTTCCAAtctgaatttattttatgttctaTGTCTACTCCACATGTAGTAATCCTGTCTCATCAAAACATGACAAAAATACTTTTTGACGTATTTGAAGATTCAGAAGAATATGAAAGTAATAAGGTGAAGCAAgccttgaattttattttttatatgacaatCGGACAATTAGAGAAGGCAGTTGTAATGGGATCAAATATCACAGGAATTAAAAGCTCTGTAATATGGACTAGCTTAGCTAAAGAATGCGTCATGCATAAAAGAACTGATGTTGGAGCTATGTGTTTGAGTAAAATGGAAAATATCAAGGGGGCATTAATGATGCGTAAAGCTATAAATGACGAGAACTTAGACGAAACATCAAGAATAGGTATACTCGCTGTGAATTTAGGCATGTATGATGAAGCTCAACAGCTATTTCAAGAATCTCACAGACCAGACTTAGTTACTCGACTGGTCTCCGCTAAAGTATCTGGCTTGAATGAAATAATTGAAGCCGACGGTTCCGGCGAAAATGTGTTGCTTGTAAAGAGTGCACAACACCGTCTTGCGAAAATTTTGTGGATGAATGGTGACACCGCTGCAGCTTTGAAACTATTTGAACAATCCGGGACCCTGGTTCCTTATGTTCCCAGGATGTTAATTGCTCAAGGCCAGGCTTCGTTCCTGGCGCAATATGTTTCATCATctcataatattgatttgataatgTGGTGGGGGCATTATTTGGAAAGCATCGGGGACCTCGATGGAGCTTTGGATGCATATGCGCGCGCGAATGATTTCGGCGAGCAAACGAGATTATTGTGTCACATGGATCGACTAGATGAGGCAGAAAAGATATGTCATAAGAATTCTTCATCCTTGTATCAAATGGCTCGCCATTTAGAAGTTAACAGCAATGAAACCGGCAAAGTAGTGAAG ATGTATATAAAGTGTGGTGCGATCACTTCAGCTATCCGCGTGGCAGCGGAGTCATGTTCCTGGAACCTGGTGTGGAGAGCTGGGTCCGCTTCATCCAAACACGCAGTTCACGCCGCTGCCATCCTAGAGAATGCCGAAGAAAATGAGAAAGCGATCGCACTTTATCAGAAAGctg GGAAACCCCACATGGCGCTGAAACTAGCGATGAAGTGCGGAGACACGAACGCAATAGTGGCGGCCGTGGAGTGTCTGGGAGACCGCGTGGAGCCCGGGCTGGCGGTCGCACTGGCCACTCGTCTCCGGAGCGTCAATCACCACTCACAAGCTGCAGCCCTGCTCGCCTCCGCGGGGAAG TACGAGGAAGCGATAAACATAGTGGAAGAGTCGTCAGAACTTCTATCAGAGGAGTTGAGTGAGCGACTAGCAGCGCCAGCCGGCACTTCCGGACGGGAGGCGCTACTGCGGAGGTTGGCAGACGTGTTGGGCGCCCGGGGACTCTACCACCAGGCCGCTAAGAGGCTTGCAAATGTCGGCGATAAGGTAGGAag GCAGGTGCTATGCGGTGGTTGA
- the LOC126969679 gene encoding 26S proteasome non-ATPase regulatory subunit 10-like, producing MSIGSVFETAYKGDFNQVKVKVDEDLVLIRTPDTNGRLLIHWAALGGNESLVEFLVDNGSPVDPQDDTYSTPLVLAASAGRYEVVRYLLSKNADVNHKTTRRQTALHYACSKGHKDVVKLLINCDALVNEIDILGATPLHRAAAQGRTEIVEILLKTPQIKLNLCDSTGSTPLHLACEEDRKTVITMLVEAGADMDIKNKENKTPLDLCSTSLRTLILKLKE from the exons ATGTCTATTGGCTCTGTTTTTGAGACTGCTTATAAAGGAGACTTCAACCAAGTGAAGGTCAAAGTAGATGAAGATTTAGTTCTCATTAGAACACCTGATACA AATGGGCGACTTCTTATTCATTGGGCAGCACTTGGGGGAAATGAAAGCCTTGTTGAGTTTTTGGTAGATAATGGTTCACCTGTTGATCCTCAAGATGACACATATTCAACACCCCTTGTCTTAGCTGCATCAGCTGGTAGATATGAAGTTGTTAGATATTTGCTTAGCAAAAATGCTGATGTAAATCATAAAACTACTCGTCGGCAGACAGCTTTACACTATGCATGTTCAAAGGGACATAAAGAT GTGGTCAAGTTGCTGATAAATTGTGATGCACTTGTTAATGAAATTGATATATTGGGTGCGACTCCACTGCATAGAGCTGCAGCACAAGGAAGGACTGAGATTGTcgaaattttactaaaaacaccACAGATCAAACTTAATCTCTGTGATTCCACTGGATCAACTCCATT gcaCCTAGCATGTGAAGAGGATAGAAAAACAGTTATAACTATGTTGGTCGAAGCTGGAGCCGATATGGATATTAAGAACAAGGAAAATAAGACACCATTGGATCTTTGCTCTACTAGTCTAAggacattaattttaaaattgaaagaatga